From a region of the Streptacidiphilus albus JL83 genome:
- a CDS encoding NRDE family protein → MFVSIEPSSAVPVLLLSVRDEYLGRRWLPPEHHWPSRPGLAGGLDLVAGGTWLAVDPGREPADGPVAACLLNGFGPTAPPEIRLSRGELPLIAASTAGLDRIEPERYDPFHLVLARSTGVRLLSWSGNRLEDRELPPGLSVVLNDGLEGRAENRTSSPQVSAMMTARAEHFRARLETVARPEPVDGPTEEAWGDWLPIACGDGLGLDDPAALIQRRDFGDGRIWGSTSIALIALAPSGARYDFSPAPSSGSWRRIDLAPGGAQVERESRVGRGPAAGAP, encoded by the coding sequence GTGTTCGTCAGTATCGAGCCGTCCTCGGCCGTTCCGGTCCTGCTCCTCTCGGTCCGGGACGAGTACCTCGGCCGGCGGTGGCTGCCGCCGGAGCACCACTGGCCGTCGCGGCCCGGTCTCGCCGGCGGCCTTGACCTGGTGGCGGGCGGAACCTGGCTCGCGGTCGACCCGGGCCGCGAGCCGGCGGACGGACCCGTGGCCGCGTGCCTCCTCAACGGCTTCGGCCCCACGGCGCCGCCGGAGATCCGGCTCTCCCGTGGAGAGCTGCCGCTCATCGCCGCGAGCACCGCCGGGCTCGACCGCATCGAGCCGGAGCGGTACGACCCGTTCCACCTGGTCCTGGCCCGGTCGACCGGGGTGCGGCTGCTGAGCTGGAGCGGGAACAGGCTGGAGGACCGCGAACTGCCGCCCGGTCTCAGCGTCGTCCTCAACGACGGGCTGGAGGGACGGGCGGAGAACCGGACCTCCTCGCCGCAGGTCAGCGCGATGATGACCGCCCGCGCGGAACACTTCCGGGCCCGGCTGGAAACCGTGGCGCGCCCGGAGCCGGTGGACGGTCCGACCGAGGAGGCATGGGGCGATTGGTTGCCGATCGCCTGCGGCGACGGCCTGGGCCTCGACGATCCGGCCGCCCTGATCCAGCGCCGGGACTTCGGTGACGGGCGGATCTGGGGCTCGACCTCGATCGCCCTGATCGCACTGGCGCCCTCCGGCGCGCGGTACGACTTCAGCCCGGCACCGAGCAGCGGATCCTGGCGCAGGATCGACCTGGCTCCCGGTGGGGCCCAGGTCGAGCGGGAGAGCCGCGTCGGGAGGGGGCCGGCCGCCGGAGCGCCGTAG
- a CDS encoding DUF1330 domain-containing protein has protein sequence MTAYALMHVRSVPAQPNAEVVEYLQRIDATLDPFGGRFRAHGDDFTVVEGSWGPGAILIEFPDREQAHGWYHSPAYQEITALRTNSIEGDIILLNGVPEGYRGADSLAHH, from the coding sequence ATGACCGCCTACGCCCTGATGCACGTCCGCTCCGTCCCCGCCCAGCCGAACGCGGAGGTGGTCGAGTACCTCCAGCGCATCGACGCCACCCTCGACCCGTTCGGCGGGCGGTTCCGCGCCCACGGCGACGACTTCACGGTCGTCGAGGGCAGTTGGGGGCCGGGCGCGATCCTGATCGAGTTCCCCGACCGGGAGCAGGCGCACGGCTGGTACCACTCCCCCGCCTACCAGGAGATCACCGCGCTGCGCACCAACAGCATCGAGGGTGACATCATCCTGCTCAACGGGGTCCCGGAGGGCTACCGGGGCGCGGACTCGCTGGCCCACCACTAG